A window from Akkermansia muciniphila encodes these proteins:
- a CDS encoding GNAT family N-acetyltransferase has product MTTRPPNKSTNVRSVLEYVPYFRDKIFAVHVERPLVNSEELVDALLDLDVLQEIGVRPVLIVEGTDASALYEHTRVCEMRSALVEAPLKGGQLVQERVREILGRHQIPVVASGRSGSFDPESVRMAFSLGASKYIALLNDHKVPSRDGHPIAAILESEVAGMEGEVTHRELLDQAAEACRAGIPRVHLLDGKIRGVLVEELFSEEGVGTMVHTDSYREIRPLKEEDIPELLSMIARSVVDSKLVNRNYEDIAARMDDYYVLTLDDSIVGCVAVYPYPKHRSAELGCLYIKHRHEGRGYGRTLCEFARKKAEEMGMEFIFALSQSAVHYFRDRMHYAEFSRDCLPPERLRALELSGRKSGVFGLRLNQ; this is encoded by the coding sequence TTGACCACACGCCCGCCCAACAAATCCACCAACGTCCGTTCCGTGCTGGAGTATGTCCCGTACTTCCGGGATAAAATCTTTGCCGTGCATGTGGAACGCCCTCTGGTGAATTCCGAGGAACTGGTGGACGCGCTGCTGGACCTGGACGTTCTTCAGGAAATAGGCGTCAGGCCCGTGCTCATTGTAGAAGGAACGGACGCCTCCGCCCTATACGAACATACGCGCGTCTGTGAAATGCGTTCCGCCCTGGTGGAAGCGCCGTTGAAAGGCGGCCAGCTTGTCCAGGAAAGAGTCCGGGAAATTCTGGGGAGGCATCAAATCCCCGTGGTGGCCTCCGGCCGTTCCGGCTCCTTTGATCCGGAATCCGTCCGTATGGCATTCAGCCTGGGGGCGTCCAAATACATCGCCCTGCTCAACGACCACAAGGTTCCCTCCCGTGACGGCCATCCGATTGCCGCCATTCTGGAATCGGAAGTAGCGGGAATGGAAGGAGAAGTAACCCACCGGGAACTGCTGGACCAGGCGGCGGAAGCCTGTCGCGCCGGAATCCCCCGCGTGCACCTGCTGGACGGAAAAATACGCGGCGTTCTGGTGGAGGAACTCTTCTCTGAAGAAGGCGTGGGCACCATGGTCCATACGGACTCCTACCGGGAAATACGCCCCTTGAAGGAAGAGGACATTCCGGAACTCCTCTCCATGATCGCCCGCTCCGTGGTGGACTCCAAGCTGGTGAACCGGAACTATGAGGACATCGCCGCCAGAATGGATGACTACTACGTGCTGACTCTGGACGACAGCATCGTGGGCTGTGTGGCCGTCTATCCCTACCCGAAGCACCGCAGCGCGGAACTGGGCTGCCTGTACATCAAACACCGCCATGAAGGCCGCGGCTATGGTCGGACGCTATGCGAATTCGCCAGAAAAAAAGCGGAGGAAATGGGCATGGAATTCATCTTTGCCCTCTCCCAGAGCGCCGTCCACTACTTCCGGGACCGCATGCACTATGCTGAATTCTCCCGCGACTGCCTCCCTCCGGAACGCCTGCGCGCCCTGGAACTCAGCGGCCGCAAATCCGGAGTCTTCGGGTTGAGGCTGAATCAATAA
- the uvrA gene encoding excinuclease ABC subunit UvrA: MSHCEDGRIRIRGAREHNLQNVDVDIPLGRLTVVTGPSGSGKTSLAMHTLYAEGQRRYMETFSPYVRQFMDRMDKPDVDAVENILPAIALHQRNSVRTSRSTVGTMTGLNDYWKFVFARLAVGMDPETGREIRPETPGSIDEKLHAEFPAGTELMICLEVARPESVDLPTLKRNLVAQGYLRAFAHGESLRLEDEDWTLEEGEPLLVIQDRVKLAEDQRERRLEALETVMRLGGGVAHVIPRVDGIWLPAMKFRGDWYPLMEPRPGLFSFNSPLGACPECRGYGRVITIDYTRCIKPELSVKDGAIHIFEGESKVFSECKKDLMRGWRNNSRKVRLDVPWKDLKQWERDWLMHGDGENPDEMYEKGLWYGITGFFKYLESRTHKMHVRVYLSRFRTYQECPSCHGLRLRPEALQFKVGGKSMPELSSMPMDELLAWVDKYVTPRAHEDAGLKHAVAELRSRLEYLNEVGLGYLTSDRSTRSLSGGEIERVSLTTCLGASLTDTLFVLDEPTVGLHPRDTSRLISAMNRLKKRGNTLVVVEHEEAVMRAADSLVDMGPGSGREGGKLVYSGEPALIGDVAESLTGAFLSGRRRIAVPGKRRKPRKFLKVSGATRHNMNKLDVDIPLGVFTCLTGVSGSGKSTLAHDVLYLNALVEKGGVCEEEPAHVKSIKGWELLDEVVMVDQSPIVRTPRSTPAVYAGVFEEIRSLFAETETARARGMKPGFFSFNSGDGRCPRCMGMGSEKVEMQFLSDIFVQCPLCHGSRYGSEVLSVYRDGRNIADILGMTVAASLEYFNGEKGAKASRIASKLGVLQRVGLGHLTLGQPLNTLSGGENQRLKLAKILLDQIGSGANSPKMLILDEPGTGLHFADIEVLLAVFRELVEQGHTLLVIEHNPEFIKSADYVIDLGPEGGAGGGHVVAAGTPEEIVAAGKGYTGKYLRDVLEGRPSVYDPADASVQESADMDIPEGVMALRGARHHNLKNVDLDVPRGEMTVLTGLSGSGKSSLAFDIFFAEGQRRFMDVMSPYARQFTEQLESPDIDRLTGLPPTVAIEQNMSRGGTKSTVGTVTEIWQFMRLLYAKLGQAYCPQCGVPVGKRSESEVVELVVRELKKHGRVALLAPLVRGRKGHYADLARWAEGKGYEEMWVDGALVPLSGFQPLDRYSSHDLDLVVSRPEASWTPEKLAGAVHAALEMGEGFLQVLAPGSSRPELMGTKLACASCGQSFPELEPYTFSFNSPRGWCPVCRGHGIVGKGKMKEDQAQSLLEAELKYDRDLARQADDDKGVKVCPACQGVRLNEFARAVRLQGVTPGEIASLPAVAAAELVKGWKFEREEALIARDVVAEITQRLNFLHRVGLGYLSLDRSATTLSGGETQRIRLASQLGSHLRGVLYVLDEPTIGLHPKDNELLLGTLDELKRRGNTLLVVEHDEDTMKRADHIVDMGPGAGIHGGQVVARGTFEELAAMPDSVTGAALHHKPQHPYRGKRRRIPAKKEESAWLRVEGCCLNNLKDVNVAIPKARLTVLTGVSGAGKTSLMTGTIRLAARQAIGDKLTRDQKKLWKTSSGFDTLRMVYGVDQSPIGKTPRSTPATYVGFLDDIRTLFAQTADARRLGFDRGRFSFNTGQGNCESCKGTGMQKLEMDFLPPCYVPCETCRGKRYNAATLTVRYKGKTIADVLQMDFAEAAEFFESQPRISDPLKLLAETGLGYLTLGQASNTLSGGEAQRLKLVTELIKGRRVSRNALMKGKELPGDLYLIEEPSIGLHPRDVRLLIDVLHRLADQGNTVIVIEHNTEIMAEADYIIDMGPGPGDAGGTIVAEGTPEQIAKKNSPTAEYIRRELNPDGV; the protein is encoded by the coding sequence ATGAGTCATTGTGAGGATGGGCGCATCCGCATCCGCGGCGCCCGTGAGCATAATTTGCAGAATGTGGATGTGGACATTCCCCTGGGGCGTTTGACGGTGGTGACCGGACCTTCCGGCTCGGGAAAAACAAGTTTGGCGATGCATACGCTGTATGCGGAAGGGCAGAGGCGTTACATGGAAACCTTTTCCCCCTATGTGCGCCAGTTCATGGACCGCATGGACAAGCCGGATGTGGATGCCGTGGAGAATATTCTTCCGGCAATTGCCCTGCACCAGCGCAACTCCGTCCGGACGTCCCGCTCCACGGTGGGGACCATGACGGGGCTGAATGATTACTGGAAATTCGTTTTCGCCCGGCTGGCCGTGGGCATGGACCCGGAAACCGGCCGGGAGATCAGGCCGGAGACTCCCGGCTCCATTGATGAAAAGCTTCATGCGGAATTTCCCGCCGGGACGGAACTGATGATTTGCCTGGAGGTGGCGCGTCCGGAGTCCGTGGACCTCCCCACGCTGAAAAGGAACCTGGTGGCCCAGGGCTACTTGCGCGCCTTTGCGCATGGAGAGTCTCTCCGGCTGGAAGATGAAGACTGGACCCTGGAAGAAGGCGAGCCTTTGCTGGTCATCCAGGACCGCGTGAAACTGGCGGAAGACCAGCGGGAACGCAGGCTGGAAGCGCTGGAAACGGTCATGCGCCTGGGCGGCGGAGTGGCTCATGTGATTCCCCGTGTGGATGGCATCTGGCTGCCCGCCATGAAGTTCCGCGGTGACTGGTACCCGCTGATGGAGCCGAGACCCGGACTGTTCTCCTTCAATTCTCCGCTGGGCGCGTGCCCGGAATGCCGCGGTTATGGCCGCGTGATCACCATTGACTACACCCGGTGCATCAAGCCGGAGCTCAGCGTCAAGGACGGGGCCATTCATATCTTTGAAGGGGAGAGCAAGGTGTTTTCCGAATGCAAGAAGGACCTGATGCGCGGCTGGCGGAATAATTCCCGGAAGGTCCGGCTGGACGTGCCGTGGAAGGACCTGAAGCAATGGGAACGGGACTGGCTGATGCACGGGGACGGGGAAAACCCGGATGAAATGTATGAAAAGGGCTTGTGGTACGGCATTACGGGCTTTTTCAAATATCTGGAAAGCCGCACGCACAAGATGCACGTGCGCGTGTACCTGAGCCGTTTCCGCACATACCAGGAATGCCCCTCCTGCCATGGCTTGCGCCTGAGGCCGGAAGCCCTTCAGTTCAAGGTGGGCGGCAAAAGCATGCCGGAGCTCTCCAGCATGCCCATGGATGAACTCCTGGCCTGGGTGGACAAGTATGTAACGCCGCGCGCGCATGAGGATGCCGGCCTGAAGCATGCCGTGGCGGAATTGAGAAGCCGCCTGGAATACCTGAATGAAGTGGGGCTGGGCTACCTGACGTCCGACCGCTCCACGCGCTCCCTTTCCGGCGGGGAAATTGAACGCGTAAGTTTGACCACCTGCCTGGGCGCTTCCCTGACGGATACCCTGTTCGTGCTGGATGAACCTACCGTAGGCCTTCATCCGCGCGATACCTCCCGCCTGATCTCCGCCATGAACCGCCTTAAAAAGCGTGGCAATACGCTGGTGGTGGTGGAGCATGAGGAAGCGGTGATGCGTGCGGCGGACAGCCTGGTGGACATGGGCCCCGGCTCCGGACGGGAGGGCGGGAAGCTGGTTTATTCCGGAGAACCTGCCCTGATAGGAGACGTTGCGGAATCCCTGACGGGGGCCTTCCTTTCCGGCAGGCGGCGCATCGCCGTGCCCGGAAAAAGGCGCAAACCCCGCAAATTCCTGAAAGTCTCCGGCGCCACACGGCACAACATGAACAAGCTGGATGTGGATATTCCCCTGGGTGTGTTCACCTGCCTGACCGGCGTCAGCGGTTCCGGAAAGAGTACCCTGGCGCATGATGTCCTTTACCTGAACGCACTGGTGGAAAAGGGCGGCGTGTGTGAGGAGGAACCCGCCCATGTCAAATCCATCAAGGGCTGGGAGCTCCTGGATGAAGTGGTGATGGTGGACCAGAGCCCCATTGTCCGCACCCCGCGCTCCACCCCTGCCGTGTATGCCGGGGTATTTGAAGAAATACGCTCCCTCTTTGCAGAGACGGAGACGGCCCGAGCGCGCGGCATGAAGCCCGGCTTCTTCTCCTTCAACAGCGGGGACGGCCGCTGCCCCCGCTGCATGGGCATGGGGAGTGAAAAGGTGGAGATGCAGTTCCTTTCAGACATTTTTGTACAGTGCCCGCTGTGCCACGGCTCCCGCTACGGGAGCGAAGTGCTGAGCGTGTACCGGGACGGCAGGAACATTGCGGATATTCTCGGTATGACGGTGGCGGCCTCTTTGGAATACTTCAATGGAGAAAAAGGGGCCAAGGCCTCCCGCATTGCGTCCAAGCTGGGCGTGCTCCAGCGCGTAGGGCTGGGGCACCTGACCCTGGGCCAGCCCCTGAACACCCTCTCTGGCGGGGAAAACCAGCGCCTGAAGCTGGCCAAAATCCTGCTGGACCAGATCGGTTCCGGAGCGAACAGCCCCAAGATGCTGATTCTGGACGAGCCGGGAACGGGCCTCCACTTTGCGGATATTGAAGTGCTGCTGGCCGTGTTCCGGGAACTGGTGGAGCAGGGGCACACCCTGCTGGTCATTGAGCACAATCCGGAATTCATCAAGTCCGCGGACTACGTGATTGACCTGGGGCCGGAAGGCGGCGCGGGCGGCGGCCATGTGGTGGCTGCCGGCACGCCGGAGGAAATTGTAGCCGCCGGGAAGGGATACACGGGCAAGTACCTCAGGGACGTGTTGGAAGGCCGCCCCTCCGTGTATGATCCGGCGGACGCTTCCGTGCAGGAATCCGCAGACATGGACATACCGGAAGGTGTGATGGCCCTGCGCGGCGCGCGGCACCACAACCTGAAAAACGTGGACCTGGATGTGCCGCGCGGGGAAATGACCGTGCTGACCGGCCTTTCCGGGTCCGGGAAAAGCTCCCTGGCCTTTGACATCTTCTTTGCGGAAGGGCAGCGGCGTTTCATGGACGTCATGTCCCCGTATGCCCGGCAATTCACGGAACAACTGGAAAGCCCGGACATTGACCGCCTTACCGGCCTGCCTCCCACGGTAGCCATTGAACAGAACATGTCCCGCGGGGGAACCAAATCCACCGTGGGAACTGTCACGGAAATCTGGCAGTTCATGCGCCTGCTGTATGCCAAGCTGGGGCAGGCCTACTGCCCGCAGTGCGGCGTTCCGGTGGGCAAAAGGTCGGAATCGGAAGTGGTGGAACTGGTGGTGCGTGAATTGAAAAAACATGGTCGCGTGGCGTTGCTGGCTCCTCTGGTGCGCGGGCGCAAGGGGCACTACGCGGACCTGGCCCGCTGGGCGGAAGGCAAGGGATATGAGGAAATGTGGGTGGATGGGGCCTTGGTCCCCCTGAGCGGCTTTCAGCCGCTGGACCGTTACTCCAGCCATGACCTGGACCTGGTTGTTTCAAGGCCGGAAGCTTCCTGGACCCCGGAAAAGCTTGCCGGAGCAGTACATGCCGCGCTGGAAATGGGTGAAGGATTTTTACAGGTGCTGGCGCCCGGTTCCAGCCGGCCGGAGCTGATGGGCACCAAGCTGGCCTGCGCCTCCTGCGGGCAGTCCTTCCCGGAGCTGGAGCCGTACACCTTCTCCTTTAACTCCCCGCGCGGGTGGTGTCCCGTTTGCCGCGGACACGGCATCGTTGGCAAGGGAAAGATGAAGGAAGACCAGGCACAATCCCTGCTGGAAGCTGAACTGAAATATGACCGGGACCTGGCTCGCCAGGCGGACGACGACAAGGGAGTGAAAGTCTGCCCCGCCTGCCAGGGCGTGCGGCTGAACGAATTCGCGCGTGCCGTGCGGCTTCAGGGGGTAACCCCCGGTGAAATCGCCTCCCTGCCTGCCGTGGCTGCCGCGGAACTGGTGAAGGGGTGGAAATTTGAACGGGAGGAAGCCCTCATCGCCCGTGACGTGGTGGCGGAAATCACGCAGCGCCTGAACTTCCTTCATCGCGTGGGGCTGGGGTATCTTTCCCTGGACCGCAGCGCCACGACGCTCTCGGGCGGGGAAACCCAGCGCATCCGCCTGGCCTCCCAGCTGGGCTCCCACCTGCGCGGCGTGCTTTACGTGCTGGATGAACCCACCATCGGTCTTCACCCAAAGGACAATGAACTGTTGCTCGGCACGCTGGATGAACTCAAGCGCCGGGGCAACACCCTGCTGGTAGTGGAGCATGATGAAGACACCATGAAGCGTGCGGACCACATTGTGGACATGGGGCCGGGCGCGGGCATCCACGGCGGCCAAGTGGTGGCCCGGGGAACCTTTGAGGAACTGGCCGCCATGCCGGACTCCGTAACGGGCGCGGCCCTGCATCACAAGCCGCAGCACCCCTACCGGGGCAAAAGGCGCAGGATTCCCGCCAAAAAGGAGGAATCCGCATGGCTGCGGGTGGAAGGCTGCTGCCTGAACAACCTGAAGGACGTGAACGTAGCCATTCCCAAGGCGAGGCTCACGGTGCTCACCGGCGTATCCGGCGCGGGGAAAACCTCCCTGATGACGGGAACCATCCGGCTGGCGGCGCGCCAGGCCATCGGGGACAAGCTCACGCGGGATCAGAAAAAGCTGTGGAAAACCTCCTCCGGGTTTGACACGCTGCGCATGGTGTACGGCGTGGACCAGAGCCCCATCGGCAAGACTCCCCGTTCTACGCCCGCCACCTATGTGGGCTTTCTGGATGACATACGGACCCTGTTCGCGCAGACGGCGGACGCCCGCAGGCTGGGCTTTGACCGCGGGCGCTTCTCCTTCAACACGGGGCAGGGCAACTGTGAATCCTGCAAGGGAACGGGCATGCAGAAGCTGGAAATGGACTTCCTGCCGCCCTGCTACGTGCCGTGTGAAACCTGCCGGGGCAAGCGCTATAATGCCGCCACCCTGACCGTGAGGTACAAGGGGAAAACCATTGCTGACGTGCTCCAGATGGACTTTGCGGAAGCGGCGGAATTCTTTGAAAGCCAGCCCCGCATCTCGGACCCCCTCAAGCTGCTGGCGGAAACCGGCCTGGGCTACCTGACCTTGGGGCAGGCTTCCAACACGCTTTCCGGCGGGGAAGCCCAGCGGCTCAAGCTGGTGACGGAGCTCATCAAGGGGCGGCGCGTCAGCCGGAACGCCCTGATGAAAGGCAAGGAACTGCCCGGTGACCTGTACCTCATTGAGGAACCCTCCATCGGACTGCATCCGCGGGACGTGCGGCTGCTCATTGACGTGCTGCACCGCCTGGCGGACCAGGGGAACACGGTCATCGTCATTGAGCACAACACGGAAATCATGGCGGAGGCGGACTACATCATCGACATGGGCCCCGGGCCCGGCGATGCCGGAGGAACCATCGTAGCGGAAGGAACGCCGGAGCAGATAGCCAAAAAGAACTCCCCCACGGCGGAATATATCCGCCGGGAATTGAACCCGGACGGCGTGTAA
- a CDS encoding GNAT family N-acetyltransferase has translation MNMVEKIVFEPLADSHRQAVIRIFNHYVMNGTAAFSDAELPESFYPHILERVKGYPAYAVADCRTGEIVGFCFLSAYKPVPTFRETATITYFIAPSHLGQGIGRMCLGRLEEDAVKQGIRHIIAEISSENDQSMSFHASQGFVHAGRLKNIGFKLGRTFDIVYMQKEIK, from the coding sequence ATGAATATGGTGGAAAAAATAGTATTTGAACCGTTGGCGGACTCCCACCGGCAGGCCGTCATCCGTATCTTCAACCATTACGTGATGAACGGAACGGCCGCTTTCTCGGATGCGGAACTGCCTGAATCCTTTTATCCCCATATTCTGGAACGCGTGAAGGGTTATCCGGCGTATGCCGTGGCGGACTGCCGGACCGGGGAAATAGTGGGTTTCTGCTTCCTCAGCGCGTATAAGCCCGTACCCACATTCCGGGAAACGGCCACCATCACTTACTTCATTGCTCCCTCCCATCTTGGACAGGGCATTGGCCGGATGTGCCTGGGCCGTCTGGAGGAAGATGCCGTGAAGCAGGGCATCCGCCATATCATTGCGGAAATATCCTCTGAAAACGACCAAAGCATGTCCTTTCACGCCAGCCAGGGCTTTGTACATGCCGGGCGTCTGAAAAACATCGGCTTTAAACTGGGCCGCACCTTTGACATCGTTTACATGCAGAAGGAAATCAAGTGA
- the secA gene encoding preprotein translocase subunit SecA — translation MIKWILTKIVGTKNQREVRRLRPIVEQIVSIEESWNGKGQDFLLEKTREWQGYLHRFLPMELPPVRIVEAAPQEELEAIAAKLNARFESLKDEFAALPAVEATPASIEEGKAAWNNITPQFDKLRERYLNQILPEAFAAVKHGARLFCGEERDICGQKQVWDMIHFDVQLLGGIALHRGYIAEMATGEGKTLVATLPVYLNALTGMGVHVVTVNDYLARRDSEWMGMLFQFLGLTVGCIQSMMPSQLRREQYACDITYGTNAEFGFDYLRDNGMATSKTEQVQRGHYFSIVDEVDSILIDEARTPLIISGPAVVTREQQYDTLRPAIERVVKAQTDLCNELMAQALEAQEKGRTEEVGRCLFKVKMGQPRHRAFLRAMQDPELRRIVEKYELTLYQDTRKKELYKLKEEMFFTVDEKTHDADLMEKGREVISPGHPEDFVLPDLGTAFAEMDEDPRMTEKDKLRRKNELTKQLDETGARLHTTSQLLKAYCIYEKDVEYVVKEDKVIIIDQNTGREMPGRRWSDGLHQAVEAKEGVEVERENQTYATITIQNYFRLYKKLAGMTGTAETEAAEFHDIYKLDVLPIPTNRPCIRKDQNDLIFKSRREKFNAVINKIQELHGKGQPILIGTASVDASETLSRMLKRAKIPHEVLNAKNHQREAEIVSLAGKRGAVTVSTNMAGRGTDIKLGEGVADLGGLFVLGTERHESRRIDRQLRGRCSRQGDPGASQFFISFEDDLMRNFGAAERMTKMMERLGVADGEALEHSFLNKSVESAQKRVEQRNYMWRKHVLDYDDVMNKQREIVYGYRNEVLSTENPREMIYDILEEVIATRAHEFLDPDSEGLTHPDELLSWMNSSFPLGLTADAAKLEERQMDDTIAFLIDKVKATYEDKASRERPEYLDHMERQIILGAIDKMWQEHLYNMDSLREGVRLRAQGQKDPLVEYKSEAYDLFVTLMESIKGEAIGNLFKSTTNLDAFEDFLASLPQFDSSDENQEDGANLPEIGFDGMPTDLLSALREQVSRAREHQSAQQPEPEQAPAVISDATTIGEGYQPATAEPKLVMPKRKVSVILRKEEISEAPAETPAAGDDEEIAVTLDSQDFAETMDNRDSSETRTY, via the coding sequence ATGATTAAGTGGATTCTAACCAAGATTGTCGGTACCAAAAACCAGCGTGAAGTGCGCCGCCTGCGCCCCATTGTAGAACAGATCGTTTCCATTGAAGAATCATGGAACGGCAAGGGGCAGGACTTCCTGCTTGAAAAAACCCGTGAATGGCAAGGCTACCTGCACCGCTTCCTCCCCATGGAACTTCCGCCCGTGCGCATTGTGGAAGCTGCGCCGCAGGAAGAGCTGGAAGCCATCGCCGCCAAGCTGAACGCCCGCTTTGAATCCCTGAAAGACGAGTTCGCCGCCCTTCCCGCCGTGGAAGCCACTCCCGCCTCCATTGAAGAGGGGAAGGCCGCCTGGAACAACATCACGCCCCAGTTTGACAAGCTGCGCGAACGCTACCTGAACCAGATCCTGCCGGAAGCCTTTGCCGCCGTCAAACACGGCGCGCGCCTGTTCTGCGGAGAAGAACGCGACATCTGCGGACAAAAGCAGGTATGGGACATGATCCACTTTGACGTGCAGCTGCTGGGCGGCATCGCCCTGCACCGCGGCTACATCGCGGAAATGGCCACGGGGGAAGGCAAGACGCTCGTCGCCACCCTGCCCGTGTACCTGAACGCCCTGACGGGCATGGGCGTGCACGTGGTCACCGTGAACGACTACCTGGCGCGCCGCGACTCCGAATGGATGGGCATGCTCTTCCAGTTCCTGGGACTGACCGTGGGCTGCATCCAGAGCATGATGCCCTCCCAGCTGCGCCGGGAGCAGTACGCCTGCGACATCACGTACGGCACGAACGCCGAATTCGGCTTCGACTACCTGCGCGACAACGGCATGGCCACCTCCAAAACGGAACAGGTGCAGCGCGGCCATTACTTCTCCATTGTGGACGAAGTGGACTCCATCCTTATTGACGAGGCCCGTACGCCCCTCATTATTTCCGGCCCGGCGGTCGTCACCCGGGAACAGCAGTACGACACCCTGCGCCCCGCCATTGAACGCGTGGTGAAGGCCCAGACGGACCTCTGCAACGAACTGATGGCCCAGGCTCTGGAAGCCCAGGAAAAAGGCCGTACCGAGGAAGTGGGCCGCTGCCTCTTCAAGGTAAAGATGGGGCAGCCCCGCCACCGTGCCTTCCTGCGCGCCATGCAGGATCCCGAACTGCGCCGCATCGTGGAAAAATATGAACTGACCCTTTACCAGGATACGCGCAAGAAAGAGCTCTACAAGCTGAAGGAGGAAATGTTCTTCACCGTGGATGAAAAAACCCATGACGCCGACCTGATGGAAAAAGGCCGTGAAGTCATCTCCCCCGGCCACCCGGAGGACTTCGTGCTGCCGGACCTGGGAACCGCCTTTGCGGAAATGGATGAAGACCCCCGCATGACGGAAAAGGACAAGCTGCGCCGCAAGAATGAACTGACCAAGCAGCTTGACGAGACGGGCGCACGCCTGCACACCACCTCCCAACTCCTGAAGGCCTACTGCATTTACGAAAAAGACGTGGAATACGTCGTCAAGGAAGACAAGGTCATCATCATTGACCAGAACACGGGCCGTGAAATGCCGGGACGCCGCTGGAGCGACGGCTTGCACCAGGCCGTGGAAGCCAAGGAAGGCGTGGAAGTGGAACGTGAAAACCAGACCTACGCCACTATCACCATCCAGAACTACTTCCGCCTGTACAAGAAGCTGGCGGGCATGACCGGTACGGCTGAAACGGAAGCAGCGGAATTCCATGACATTTACAAGCTGGACGTTCTGCCCATCCCGACCAACCGCCCCTGCATCCGCAAGGACCAGAACGACCTTATCTTCAAATCCCGCCGTGAAAAATTCAATGCGGTGATCAACAAGATTCAGGAACTCCACGGCAAGGGCCAGCCCATTCTGATCGGCACGGCCAGCGTGGATGCCTCCGAAACGCTTTCCCGCATGCTCAAGAGGGCGAAAATCCCCCATGAAGTGCTGAACGCCAAAAACCACCAGCGCGAAGCGGAAATCGTATCCCTGGCCGGCAAGCGCGGAGCCGTTACCGTCTCCACCAACATGGCGGGCCGCGGTACGGACATTAAGCTGGGCGAAGGCGTAGCCGACCTCGGCGGCCTCTTCGTGCTGGGTACGGAACGCCATGAATCCCGCCGCATTGACCGCCAGCTCCGTGGCCGCTGCTCCCGCCAGGGGGACCCCGGCGCCTCCCAGTTCTTCATCTCCTTTGAAGATGACCTGATGCGCAACTTCGGCGCGGCGGAGCGCATGACCAAGATGATGGAACGCCTGGGCGTGGCCGACGGCGAAGCCCTGGAACACAGCTTCCTGAACAAATCCGTGGAATCCGCCCAGAAACGCGTGGAACAGCGCAACTACATGTGGCGCAAGCACGTGCTGGACTATGACGACGTGATGAACAAGCAGCGTGAAATCGTTTACGGCTACCGTAATGAAGTGCTCTCCACGGAAAACCCGCGCGAAATGATTTACGACATCCTGGAAGAAGTGATCGCCACCCGCGCCCATGAATTCCTGGATCCGGACTCGGAAGGCCTCACCCATCCGGACGAACTGCTCTCCTGGATGAACTCCTCCTTCCCGCTGGGACTGACGGCGGACGCCGCCAAGCTGGAAGAACGCCAGATGGATGACACCATTGCCTTCCTCATTGACAAGGTCAAGGCCACTTATGAAGACAAGGCCTCCCGCGAACGTCCGGAATACCTGGACCACATGGAACGCCAGATCATCCTGGGAGCCATTGACAAAATGTGGCAGGAACACCTGTACAACATGGACTCCCTGCGGGAAGGCGTGCGCCTCCGCGCCCAGGGCCAGAAGGACCCGCTGGTGGAATACAAGTCTGAAGCCTACGACCTGTTCGTTACCCTGATGGAAAGCATCAAGGGGGAAGCCATCGGCAACCTCTTCAAGAGCACCACCAACCTGGATGCCTTTGAAGACTTCCTGGCCAGCCTGCCCCAGTTTGACTCTTCCGATGAAAATCAGGAAGACGGCGCCAACCTGCCGGAAATCGGCTTTGACGGCATGCCTACCGACCTGCTTTCCGCCCTGCGGGAACAAGTCTCCCGTGCACGGGAACACCAGTCCGCACAACAGCCGGAACCGGAACAGGCCCCGGCCGTCATCTCTGACGCCACAACCATCGGTGAAGGCTACCAGCCCGCCACGGCGGAACCCAAACTGGTCATGCCCAAGCGCAAAGTCAGCGTCATTCTCCGCAAGGAGGAAATCTCCGAAGCTCCGGCAGAAACGCCTGCCGCGGGTGATGACGAGGAAATTGCCGTCACTCTTGATTCCCAGGACTTCGCGGAAACCATGGACAACCGGGATTCCTCCGAGACCCGCACGTACTAA